The proteins below come from a single Bacillus sp. 2205SS5-2 genomic window:
- the yhbH gene encoding sporulation protein YhbH, producing MSNSDNHQFVISQEDWSLHRKGHDDQTRHQEKVQEAIKNNLPELITEESIVMSNGKDVVKIPIRSLDEYKIRYSHDKNKHIGQGDGESQVGDVVARDGSESQKGPGKGQGAGDQAGEDYYEAEVSMLELEDVLFSQLELPNLKKKEQDVITVEHIEFNDIRKTGLMGNIDKKKTMKSAFKRNALTGKPGFHPIRQEDLKFRTWNEVLKPESKAVVLAMMDTSGSMGVWEKYMARSFFFWMTRFLRTKYETVEIEFIAHHTEAKVVSEEDFFSKGESGGTICSSAYRKALEIIDTNYSPDRYNIYPFHFSDGDNLTSDNARCLKYVEELMKVSSIFGYGEVNQYNRHSTLMSAYKNIDDELFRYFILKKKADVFHAMKSFFKQEEENQLYA from the coding sequence TTGAGTAATTCGGATAATCATCAGTTTGTGATTTCTCAGGAAGACTGGTCCCTCCACCGAAAAGGCCACGATGATCAAACACGACACCAAGAAAAAGTACAAGAGGCGATCAAGAATAATCTTCCTGAGTTAATTACCGAAGAAAGCATTGTCATGTCAAACGGGAAAGATGTCGTGAAGATACCGATTCGTTCGCTGGATGAATATAAAATACGTTATAGTCATGATAAAAATAAGCATATTGGCCAAGGGGATGGGGAAAGTCAAGTAGGAGATGTTGTGGCACGGGATGGATCAGAGTCACAAAAAGGTCCAGGAAAAGGTCAAGGAGCTGGCGATCAGGCTGGAGAGGATTATTATGAAGCTGAAGTATCCATGCTTGAGCTTGAAGATGTGTTGTTTAGTCAGTTAGAGCTTCCAAATTTAAAGAAAAAAGAACAAGATGTTATCACAGTCGAGCACATAGAGTTCAATGATATACGAAAAACAGGTCTTATGGGGAATATAGATAAGAAGAAAACGATGAAATCAGCCTTTAAACGAAATGCTTTGACAGGTAAACCTGGCTTTCATCCAATTCGTCAAGAGGATTTAAAATTCCGTACTTGGAATGAAGTGTTAAAACCTGAATCAAAAGCAGTTGTACTTGCTATGATGGATACTAGTGGCTCAATGGGCGTATGGGAGAAATATATGGCTAGAAGCTTTTTCTTCTGGATGACAAGGTTCCTCCGTACAAAGTATGAAACTGTAGAAATTGAATTTATTGCCCATCATACGGAAGCAAAAGTTGTATCCGAAGAAGATTTCTTTTCTAAGGGTGAAAGTGGTGGAACGATCTGTTCTTCGGCTTATCGAAAGGCGTTAGAAATTATCGACACAAACTATTCACCTGATCGATATAACATCTATCCTTTTCATTTCTCTGATGGGGATAACTTAACCTCTGATAATGCAAGATGCCTAAAATATGTTGAAGAACTAATGAAAGTGTCAAGTATTTTTGGATACGGTGAGGTAAATCAATACAATCGTCACAGCACATTAATGTCGGCTTATAAAAACATCGATGATGAGCTATTTCGCTACTTTATTTTAAAGAAAAAGGCAGACGTATTTCATGCAATGAAGAGTTTCTTTAAACAAGAGGAAGAGAACCAGTTGTATGCATGA